Part of the Pseudomonas sp. ADAK13 genome is shown below.
AGGAAGGCAAGGTGTTTTTCGGCGCCTGGGTAGAGATTGAAAACGAGCAGGGCGAGACCAAGCGTTTTCGCATCGTGGGTTACGATGAGATATATGAGCGTATGGACTACATCTCCATCGACTCACCCATGGCTCGCGCACTGCTGCGCAAGGAAGTGGATGACGAGGCGCTCGTGCAGACCCCAACCGGCGAAGTGTGCTGGTGGATCACCGCTATCGAATATGTGAAGTAACCACGGATGGCCCGCGCGCTTTGAAGAGCGCGGGCCATCTGCGTTTTCAGCCCTCGCGCAGTACCGTCAACGGGCTGGCATTCAGCGCGCGGCGAGTGCCGAATACGCCGGCCCCGCCGATCAGCACCGCGCCGATCACCGGCAGCAGCAACAGCAAGGGGTGCGGGTGCCAGGCCAGGTCGAACGCATAGCGATACAGCACCAGCGTCACCAGTTCCGTGCCCAGCGCCGCCAGCAGGCCGCTGACCGCACCCAACAGACCAAACTCGATACGCCGGGCCTTGACCAGCAACTTGCGTTCCGCCCCCAGCGCCCGCAGCAGGGCACCTTGGCGAATCCGCTCATCGAGGGTTGCCTGGAGCCCGGAGAACAAGACCGCCATTCCCGCCGCCAGCACGAACAACAGCACGTACTCCACCGCCAGGGTGACCTGGGCCAGAATGCTGCGCAATTGTTCAAGCAGTGCCTCCACTTGCAGGATGGTCACCGCCGGGAAGGCCCGGGACAGGTCGACGATCTGCTGGTCGTGGCCGGGCGCCAGGTAGAAGCTGGTGAGGTAGGTGGCCGGCAGGTCCTTCAAGGTGCCGGGCTGGAAGATCATGAAGAAGTTGGGCTGGAAGTTGTCCCAGTTGATTTCCCGCAGGCTGGTGACCCGGGCTTCACGGTTTTCCCCGCCGACGGTGAATACCAGATGATCGTTGAGCTTGAGTTTCAGGCTATCAGCGACCTTCGCCTCCACCGAGACGCCAGGGATTTCGTCGGTCGGCTGCGCTGTCCACCAGGAGCCCGCCGTCAGCGTGTTGCCTGGTGGCAGGTCGGCGGCCCAGGTCAGGCTCAAGTCCCGCTGTACCGCACGATCGCCGCTGGAGTCCTTGCTGACGATCTCCTGCACCGGTGCGCCATTGATGCTGATCAGTCGCCCCGGCACCACCGGATACAGCGGGGCAGACTGCGCCTGCAGTTCCAGCAGGCGTGCGCCGAAGGTGTCTTTGTCGGCGGGCAGGATGTTCAAGGCGAAATAGTTGGGCGCGTCCTTGGGCAACTGGTTTTGCCAGGTGTCGAGCAATTCGCCACGCAACAATGCAATCAAGCCCATGGACAACAGGATCAGCCCGAACGCCAGGGACTGGCCCGCCGCAGCCAGTGGATGACGCAGCAACTGGCCCAGCCCCAGGCGCCAGGGCAGGGAGGCCCGGGCCAGCAGGCGTCGCAGGCTCTGCAACAGCAGCAGGAGCAGGCCGCCGAGAACCAGCGCGGCAATCACTCCGCCGCCCAGCAGGGCGAACGTCAGCACCAGGTCGAGACTCAGGCGCCACATGATCAGGCCCAGGGCGAACAACGCGGCACCGTAAACCATCCAGGTGCTGGAAGGGATGGGCAGCAGGTCACGTCGCAGTACCCGCAGCGGAGGCACGCGTCCCAGCGCGGCGAGTGGCGGCAGGGCGAAACCGGCGAGGGCCACCAGCCCGGTTCCGATCCCGGCGATGGCTGGCAGCAACCCACCGGGCGGAACGTCCGCTGGCAGCAGGTCATGCAACAGCGCAAACAGACCCAACTGCGCCAGCCAGCCGAGCAGGGCGCCGGTCAGGCTGGCCAGCAGCCCCAGTACGGACAGTTGCAGGCTGAACAGCAGCATGGTCTCGCGCCGCGACAACCCCAGGCAGCGCAGCAAGGCACTGGCATCAAAGCGCCGGCTGGCGAAGCGGTTCGCCGAGAGCGCTACCGCCACGCCGGAGAGCAGCACCGCCACCAGGCTGGCCATGTTCAAGTAACGCTCGGCTTTGCCCAGGGCGCCACCGATCTGCTGGTTACCGTCGCGCGCATCCTGCAGCCGCTGGTTGGCCGCCAGGCCGGGCTTGACCAGGTCGCGATAGGTTTGCAGCACAGTGCCGCCCTGCGGCGCGCGCCAGAGGTCGCGATAACTGACGCGGCTGCCGGGCTGCACCACGCCGGTGGCATCGAGGTCGGCCAGGTTGATCATCACCCTGGGCGTGAGGCTATAGAAGTTGCCGGCTCGGTCCGGCTCGTAGGTCAGCACGCGGGCCAGGCGCAGGGTCTTCATGCCGACGTCGATGCTGTCGCCGATTTTCAGGTTCAGTGCCGTCAGCAGCCGTGCTTCCACCCAGGCTTCACCGGGCTTGGGGCCACCTCCGGGAGTTTCCTCGCCGAACGGCTCGGCGGCGCTCTTCAGCTCGCCGCGCAAAGGATACTCCTCGTTGACCGCCTTGATGCTGGACAGCTGGATGCCGTTGTCGGTGGCAATCACGCTGGAGAACTCCACGACCCGGGCGTGCTGCAGGCCCAGTTCGGTACCGCTCTGGATTTGCTCGGTGCGGGCGGGTGAACTGCCTTCCAGCACCAGGTCGGCCGCCAGGAACTCTGTGGCGCGCAACATCATGGCGCCGTTCAGGCGAGCCCCGAAGTAACCGATGGCGGTGCTGGCGGCGACAGCCACCAGCAGGGCGAAGAACAGCACGCGCAGTTCGCCGGCGCGGGCATCGCGCAGCAACTGGCGAAGGGCAAGGCTGAACAGGCGCAACAGCGGCAAACGTGCCATCAAGGCTCCAGGGGCGCGACCATCAGGCCGGCTTCAAGACGGATCAGGCGGCGGCAACGGTGGGCCAGGCGCTCGTCATGGGTGACCAGCACCAGGGTCGTGCCGCTCTCTTTGTTGAGTTCGAACAGCAGGTCACTGATGCGCTCGCCGGTGTGGCTGTCGAGGTTGCCGGTGGGTTCATCGGCAAACAGCACGTCCGGTTCGGCGGCAAACGCCCGGGCAATCGCCACCCGTTGCTGCTCGCCGCCCGAGAGCTGGCGCGGCGAATGGGTCAGGCGCTGGCCCAGGCCGACGCGCTCGAGCAGGTGTCTGGCGCGTTCGCGGGCATCCTTGCGGCCGTCCAGCTCCAGCGGCAGCATCACGTTTTCCAGCGCATTGAGGCTGTCGAGCAACTGGAAGGACTGGAACACAAACCCTACGTGCTCGGCACGGATGCGCGCGCGTTGATCTTCGTCGAGGGTACTCAGGGCTTGCCCGGCGAGGGTGACTTCGCCACTGCTGGGCAGGTCGAGGCCGGCCAGCAAGCCGAGGAGGGTGGATTTGCCGGAGCCGGAGGCGCCGACGATAGCCAGGCTATCGCCCTTGTTCAGTTCCAGGCTCAGTTCGTGCAGGATAGTCAGTTCACCTTCCGCGCTGGGAACCACTTTGCTAAGGTTTCGCGCGGTGAGAATGCTTGCGCCCATGGAGAATCCAATGCGAATGTGGTTTTTGAGTGCTGGCCTGGCCTTGATGTGCATGGCCCAGAACGCAGCGGCGGGTACAGTCCTGATCGTTGGCGATAGTATCAGTGCCGGTTTCGGGCTGGATACCAGCAAAGGGTGGGTAGCGTTGTTGGGACAACGGCTCAAGAGCGAAGGTTTCGACGATAAAGTGGTCAACGCCTCCATCAGCGGCGACACCAGTGCCGGAGGTCTGGCGCGGCTGCCGGCGGCGCTTGCAGAGCATAAGCCCGACCTGGTGATCATTGAGCTGGGGGGCAATGATGGCTTGCGTGGGCAGCCACCTGCGCAATTGAAACAAAATCTTGCATCGATGATCGACCAGTCCAAAGCCAGTGGTGCCAAGGTGCTGTTGTTGGGCATGCAGTTGCCGCCCAATTACGGCCCTAAATACACCACCGCGTTTGCCGAGGTTTACGGGGCCCTGGCCAAGGAAAAAAACGTCCCGCTGGTGCCGTTTTTCCTGGAAGGTATCGGCGGCCATCCAGAGCTGATGCAGGCTGACCAATTGCACCCGGCAGTTGGCGCGCAGGGCAAGTTGCTGGAAAATGTCTGGCCAACGCTAAAACCACTGCTATGACGCTTTTCTAGCAGCGGTCTTTCGGCTAAGGTGGCGCCCCCGATTTGGAGCCCCCGATGTCGCGTCCTGCCTGGTCCCTGTTTGCCTACCAACTGATCGAGCCTAACGAGCAGCTGGATCTGTTCGCCTGCCAGGAAGTCCGGGTGCATCTGGTGACGCGTCAATTGGAGTTGGGCGGGTCCATCGACCGTACCCTCTGCGGTACGTTATTGCCCGCTCAGCCACGCTGGTCGTCGGTGGATCGCTCGATCTTCCAGGACCAGCGTTTGTGCCCCTTGTGCCGGGCGATCCTGGAGTCGCAAAAGCGCGGCACACCGCCGATCTGGCCAGAGCTGCGCTTCGAACTTTGAATATGGGTGCCCGCCGGGCAGCCGTGTACAATCCATTTTTTACTACCCGTCGATCTGCGAAGGAATTCCCGGATGTTGTCGCGCCTCTCCGTCGTCACCTGCTGCCTGTCTCTTGCTGCGCTCTGCGCGGCCGGTTCCGCCGCAGCCTTGCAGTTGCCTTTGCCGCCACCGGGTGAAGATATCGTTGGCCAGGTCCAGGTGATCAAGGCCAAGTACGAAGATACCTTCGCCGACCTGGGCACGACCTACGACCTGGGTTATTCGGAGATGGTCGCGGCCAACCCGGGCGTCGATGCCTGGTTGCCGGGGGCGGGTACCGAGATTGTGTTGCCGACGCGCTTCATCCTGCCGCCGGGCCCGCGTGAGGGCATCGTGATCAACCTGGCGGAATACCGGCTCTACTACTACCCCAAGGGCCAGAACGTGGTGTACACGTTCCCGTTGGGGATTGGCCGTGAGGGCTGGGGCTCGCCGGTGGCCCACACCACGATCACGGGCAAGATCCCGAACCCGACCTGGACCCCGCCCGCCTCGATCAAGGCCGAGCACGCCGCCAATGGCGACCCGTTGCCCAACGTGGTGCCGGCCGGCCCGGACAACCCGCTGGGGCCGTTCAAGTTCACCCTGGGCACACCGGGTTACCTGATCCACGGCTCCAACATGAAGTTCGGCATTGGCACCCGCACCAGCCACGGCTGCTTCCGCATGTTCAATAACAACGTGCTGGAAATGGCCAGTATGGTGCCGGTGGGCACGTCGGTGCGGATCATCAACGATGCGTACAAGTTCGGCGCAGCCGGTGGCAAGGTGTATCTGGAAGCCCATACGCCGCTGAACGACGACGGCACCCCGTCGGTGGTCGACAAGCACACTGCGGTGATCAACGCCTTGCTCAAGCGTGAAGACCTGTCCAGCAACCTGCGGGTCAACTGGGACCAGGTGCGTGATGTCGTTGCCGCCGAAGACGGTTTGCCGACTGAAATCGGTGTGCCGGGCGGGGCGCCGATGGTGTCGAGCACGCCGGTCGATCTGCAGCAATAAGCCTGCAGGTGCCATAACCCGTTATCGCCTTGCGCGGTAGCGGGTTTTTTATTGCCCGGACGTCAGCCAAATTCCAGGCAAAAAAAAGCCGATCCAAGAATGGATCGGCTTGATAACAACCCCGAAGGATTATTACTTGCGGCTTGCTTTTTCAAGCATGCGCAGAGCGCGCTCGTTAGCTTCGTCAGCAGTCTGTTGTGCTTTTTGAGCAGCAGCCAGAGCTTCATCAGCTTTACGGTAGGCTTCGTCTGCACGAGCCTGGGAGCGAGCTGCTGCGTCTTCAGTTGCAGTCAGACGAGCTTCGGTTTCTTTGGAGACGCTGCTGCAACCGGTAGCCAGAACTGCGGCCAGAGCCAGAGCAGAGAATTTCAGAACGTTGTTCATCGTGTTCCCCTTCAAGGACTTTCTATTAAATGGCTACTTTCTCAGAGTGAGCTAATAGCCGGCGTACATACTACCCATTACTTGTAGTAAGTAAACTGACGTAGCGCAAGAAGCAAAAAAAATTCTCGCGGCCAATCTATTTTGGCTAATCTTTTGAGAGTCTGTATAAAAATTATCCAGATTTTTGCACTCTGCCGGGGATTGGATCCAGCCTGAAAGGGCCGGCTGGCATGTGTTAAGCCATGTAAACATAAGTCATTTTATATATCGTCCCCGACACTATTGTTCAGATTGTCTTTTCGCCCCTCGGTATCTTTTGTGCATGTAGAGGTGACTTTAAGAGCGGGTGTTCGTCTCAAGCTTCAACTGCCGGCAATGTTCAGGCCATCGACCTAAGGATGCTCGATCGCCCTTTCTATGTCCGCCAGCGCAGAAGGATGACGAGTGCGCCTTGAGCAATTACGTGATTGGTGCCTACTATTTCCATGGGCTGGTTGTGAGCGCTAGTGCAAGGCACTGGCGGCTTTTCTCGTTGTCGAAACCGGCACCGGGTGGCGTAGATGTTCCTTCGCCGGAAAAACATCGGTAAGGTAGGGGTCAGAAACCAAGACCCGCGAGGAGTAGTGATGAGCGAGGCGTTGTCCATCCACCATGACCAGGCTGGTCATCAGTTCGAGACCAATGTGGACGGTCATCGTGCCTATCTGACCTATATGGACCTTGGGAAGCAGACCCTGGATATCTATCGCACCTTCGTGCCCAACGCGCTGCGAGGCCGTGGCATCGCTGCCGCGCTCACCGAGGAAGCGTTGAAGTTTGCCGAAGAGGCAGGTTATACGGTGATCCCGTCCTGCTCCTACGTGGAGCGCTACATGGAGCGCCACCAGCGCCATGCCGCGAAGCTCTGAGTAGCGTAAGGCGGGGCGCGGAGCGTCCCAGGCGGCATTCCCACGCAGAGCGAGGGAACGATCAAAAAAAACGCCGGGCTTAGCCCGGCGTTTTTGTGTCCGCAGTCTTTGCTCAGCCGCGTTGGCGCTTGGGCAAGACGTCCTTGAGCTTGGCATGCATGCTGCGCAAGGTGGTCTCGGTAGCAGACCAGTCGATGCAGGCATCGGTGATCGATACGCCGTATTGCAGGTCGGCCAGGTCCTTTGGAATCGCCTGGCAGCCCCAGTTCAGGTGGCTCTCGACCATCAGGCCGATGATCGACTGGTTGCCTTCCAGAATCTGGTTGGCCACGTTCTCCATCACCAGCGGCTGCAGGGCCGGGTCTTTGTTGGAGTTGGCGTGGCTGCAATCGACCATGATGTTCGGCTTGATCTTCGCCTTGTTCAGCGCCTGTTCGCACAGGGCCACGCTGACCGAGTCATAGTTGGGCTTGCCGTTGCCGCCACGCAGCACCACGTGACCGTAGGCATTGCCCTTGGTGGTAACGATGGACACGCCACCTTCCTGGTTGATGCCCAGGAAACGGTGCGGGCTGGAAACCGACTGCAGGGCATTGATAGCCACGGTCAGGCCGCCATCGGTGCCGTTCTTGAACCCGACCGCCGAGGACAGGCCGGAAGCCATTTCCCGGTGGGTCTGGGATTCAGTGGTGCGCGCACCAATCGCCGACCAGCTGATCAGGTCTTGCAGGTACTGCGGGGAAATCGGGTCAAGGGCTTCGGTTGCCGTCGGCAGGCCCATCTCCGCCAGGTCCAGCAGCAGTTGACGACCGATGTGCAGGCCATCCTGGATCTTGAACGAGTCGTCCAGGTACGGGTCGTTGATCAAACCTTTCCAGCCGACAGTGGTACGCGGTTTCTCGAAATAGACGCGCATCACCAGATACAAGGTGTCGGACACTTCCGCCGCCAGCACTTTCAGGCGCTCGGCGTATTCGTGGGCAGCCTTGAGGTCATGGATCGAGCACGGCCCGATGACCACGAAAAGGCGGTGGTCGGTGCCGTCGAGAATCTCACGGATGACTTCGCGGCCCTTGGTGACGGTCTGCAGGGCAGCGTCGCTCAGGGGGATTTCGCGCTTGAGCTGATCGGGCGTGATCAGGGTCTCGTTGGATTCGACGTTAAGGTCGTTGATCGGTAAATCAGCCATCGTGTTACTCGTCAGGGTCACGGGTGCCGGCCGCCAGCGATCCCCGTGCGGCGGAGCACAGCATGATTTAAGTGCAGCGGGGAGCGGAACCTTAGCGCGTTACAAGCCTGGGAGACAATGGGCAAAGGCCGCTTTAATCCAGCGCTGCCTGCACAAAAGCCTCATGGGAGAACTCGCTGGCATGGCGTGTGACCCATTCGCGGGCCAGGGCTTCGCTCTGCCGGGGTGTCGGCATGGCGCCTTCGTTGAGCCGGCAGTAACGTTCGATCTGGCACACTTGCTCGCCCATCCGCGCACCGAACAAGGCCTGCTCATCGGTAAAGGCAATGCCGACGCGGTAGCCGTTTTCAGCCTTGCGGCACCAGGCTACGTAGCCCGGATAGCGGGCCGTCAGGCCCAGTGAAGGGATGTGCATCTCGATGGCCGTGCCCTGGCGCCAGGCGCGGGGGTAATTGCAAGCGACGCCGCCCAGGCCGATAGTGTGCAGCCGTTGGCGGGAAATGCCGGAAATGGGACGTTGGGTTAATTCGACAGCGACATCATCAGGGTGAGGAAAGAAACGACCCATGCACACGGACTCCGAGCACCGTCCAGTTGACGGCGGTGGCAGCAGTATAGTGAAAGAACTGCACCTTACCGATTTGGATATCGACCAGCAATTGTTGGGGCTTCCGGGCACCTCGCTGCTGGTGTTTACCGGTGACGGATGCTCGCGCTGCCGCTTCCTGCACCAGCAACTGCCGGGTTGGGACTTGCCGGTGGACCGGGTCTGCTGGGTGGATGCAGGTCACAATGGTGGCGCGGTGGAGCGCTACGAGATCTTTCATCTGCCGGCGTTGTTTGTGGTGTGTGACGGCAAATTCCATGGAATATTAGCGTCATTGACGCGTCTGACCGCCGGCGACCTGACTCAGGGTGTGCAGCAGGCGCTCAAACGAATTCCAGAGGAGTTGCCATGATTGACGTAACAAAGCAGTCGCCACGGATCGGGATTATCGGCACCGGGGCCATTGGTGGCTTCTACGGTCTGATGCTCGCGCGTGCCGGCTTCGATGTGCATTTCCTGTTGCGCAGCGAGTACGCGGCGGTCAGCGAGCGCGGCCTGCAACTTAACAGCACGATCCACGGAACGGTGCACCTTCACCCGGTGCAGGCCTATGCCCGCGCCGCAGATATGCCGCCATGCGACTGGCTGCTGGTGGGCACCAAATCGACGGGTAACGTCGAATTGGCCCCGACCATCGCCCAGATCGCCGCCCCGGACGCCAAAGTCATCCTCCTGCAAAATGGCCTCGACGTAGAGGACAGCCTGCGCGAACACCTGCCGCCGTCGCTGCACCTGCTGGGTGGCCTGTGCTACATCGGTGTGCATCGCTCCGGGCCGGGAATTGTCGAGCACCAGGCGCTGGGCCGGGTCAACCTGGGTTACCACAGTGGCCCGGCGGCAAACGATGACGCCGACCGGCAGGCGATTGTCGAAGCAGGGGCTGCACTGTTTCACCAGGCCGGCATCGATTCCCAGGCCATGGCCAATGTGCATCAGGCCCGCTGGCATAAACTGGTGTGGAACGTGCCGTACAACGGTCTCTCGGTATTGTTTGGCACCGGCACCACGGCGATGATGGCGGATGAGTCCAGCCGCGAACTGATCCAGGCGCTGATGGCCGAAGTGGTGCAGGGTGCCCACGCGTGCGGGCATGAAATCCCCGCCAGTTACGCCGGGCAGATGTTCACCATGACCGAGAGCATGGATGACTACCTGCCCAGCATGTATCACGATTACGTGCACAAGCGCCCGCTGGAGCTGGCGGCGATCTACGCACGCCCCTTGGCTGCCGCAAAGGCGGCGGGTTGTGAATTGCCACGCATGCAGGCGCTGTACCAGGCCTTGAGTTTTATTGATCGGCATAACCGCTGATTCGGGGGAACACACATGGCAAAGGGATTGGGCGACAAACTGGTGCTGGCGATTTCCTCGCGGGCCCTGTTCGACCTGAGCGAAAGCCACAGGGTTTACCTGGCACAAGGGGTCGAGGCCTATCGCAAGTACCAGATCGACCACGAGGAAGAAACCCTCGAGCCCGGTGACGCCTTCCCGCTGGTGAAGAAACTCCTGAGCCTCAACGCCAGCCTCGGCCGTGCCCGGGTCGAGGTGGTGCTGGTGTCGCGCAACAGTGCCGACACCGGCTTGCGCGTGTTCAATTCGATCCAGCATTACGGCCTGGACATCTCCCGCGCCGCGTTCGTCGGCGGGCGCAGTCCTTATCCTTATCTGGCCGCGTTTGGTTGCCACCTGTTCCTGTCCACCCATGCCGAAGATGTGCGCAGCGCCCTGGATGCCGGGTTTGCCGCCGCGACCATTTTGTCGGGCGGCGCAGGGCGGGCTTCCAGCGCTGAATTGCGGATCGCTTTCGACGGCGACGCGGTGCTGTTTTCCGACGAGTCGGAGCGCATCTACCAATCGGGAGGCCTGGAAGCCTTCCAGGCCAGCGAGCGGGAGTCGGCACGCGAGCCGTTGCGCGGCGGTCCGTTCAAGGGTTTCCTGGCGGCGCTCAATTTGTTGCAGCGTGAGTTCCCCGACGAGTCCTGCCCGATCCGTACCGCGCTGGTGACCGCCCGTTCTGCACCTTCCCACGAGCGGGTGATTCGCACGCTGCGCGAATGGGATATCCGTCTCGACGAGTCGCTGTTTCTCGGTGGCCTGGAAAAGTCGGCGTTCCTCGAAGCCTTTGCCGCCGATGTGTTTTTCGATGACCAGGAAGGGCATTGCGAGAAGGCCAGGGAGTTCGTGGCCACCGGGCACGTCCCCCATGGGATCAGTAACGAGTTGAAAATTCAGACCGAGGGCTGAGCACTGCCAAAGGCGCTGCTAAGCTGAATCAATCTCCGCCATCCTGGCTGTCCAGGAGGTTCTATGATTCGTTCGATGTTGTACGCCACGGACCTTGGTCTGTACGCGCCTTATGTGATGCAACATGCCCTGGCGCTGGCACGAACGTTCAAGGCTGATCTGTATGTGATTCATGTGGTCGAGCCCATCGGGCTGTTCGCCGAATCGGTGTTGCAGAGCTACCTTGATGAGCGGGCCTTGAGTGAATGGCAAAGCCAGGGGCTGACCACGGTGATGGCAACCATCGAACAACGGGTGCTCGACAGTTTTCGCGAGGAGCTGGGGGAAGGGGAGCAGGACCTCAAGTTGATCCGTTCGGTGCGAGTGATCCAGGGCGATCCCTGCGAAGTGATTCTCGACCAGTCGCAGAAACTCTCCGTGGATTTGTTGATCGTAGGTAGTCACAGCCAGGCGGTCGGGGTGGCGACACCCCTGGGGAGAACCGCCGCACGGGTGTTGCAGCTGTCTCAGGTGCCGGTGTACCTGGTGCCGCTGTTGCAGCGTCGACGCAGTGATGACGTGTGATTGGTAGAAAACGATAAAAAGTTCTAGATTTATCCGTCTAACCTTTAATATAGTTATATACCGTCGCTGATACCCGTGGCGTCTATCCGCTTTGAGGGACACATATGAAGCTTCAACAACTGCGCTACATCTGGGAAGTGGCGCACCACGACCTCAACGTTTCCGCTACTGCTCAAAGCCTTTACACCTCGCAACCCGGTATCAGCAAGCAGATCCGCCTGCTCGAAGACGAGCTGGGCGTTGAAGTGTTCGCGCGCAGCGGCAAGCACCTGACCCGCGTCACCCCGGCCGGTGAGCGCATCATCACCACTGCTGGCGAGATCCTGCGCAAGGTCGAAAGCATCAAGCAGATCGCCCAGGAATTCTCCAACGAGAAAAAGGGCACCCTGTCGATCGCCACCACCCACACCCAGGCACGTTACGCGCTGCCACCGGTGATCAGCAGCTTCATCAAGCAGTACCCGGACGTGGCCTTGCACATGCACCAGGGTTCGCCGATGCAGATCGCCGAGATGGCCGCAGACGGCACCGTCGATTTTGCCATCGCCACCGAAGCCCTGGAGTTGTTCGGCGACCTGGTGATGATGCCGTGCTACCGCTGGAACCGCTGCGTGGTGGTCCCTCAAGGTCACCCGCTGGCCAAGCTGCCGAAGCTGACCCTGGAAGCCCTGGCTGAATACCCGATTGTGACGTACGTATTCGGTTTCACCGGCCGTTCGAAACTCGACGAAGCCTTCAGCCACCGCGGCCTGACGCCGAAAGTGGTGTTCACCGCCGCCGACGCCGACGTGATCAAGACTTACGTGCGCCTGGGCCTGGGCGTCGGCATCGTCGCCAAAATGGCGGTCGACACCAAGCTCGACAGCGACCTGGTGGTGCTCGATGCCAGCGAACTGTTCGAATCCAGCGTGACCAAGATCGGTTTCCGTCGTGGCACCTTCCTGCGCGGTTTCATGTGCGACTTCATCGAGAAGTTCGCCCCGCACCTGACGCGCGAAGTCATGGCCAAGGCCATCCAGTGCCACAACAAGCAGGAACTGGAAGAGCTGTTCGACGGCGTTGAACTGCCGGTTCACTGATCGGCTTATTTCACCTCGGTAACAGCAAACTGTTGCCGAGCGCCTCCCACCAGAATCTCCACCTCATCCCCTTCGAACTTGCCCAACAGGCTTTCGCCCAGGGGCGAGCGTGGGGTGATGACGGTCACCGGTTGCCCCACCACATCGACTTTCAACCCTGCGCCGTCCGGTGCCAGGAATAGCCACTGCTGGCGATCGTTTTCATCCACCAGCCCCAGCAATGCGCCCACCTCGATCCCGCGTTGGTCATCGTAGGCACGCAGCTGCATGTTCTGGCAGAGCGTCAGCGCCTGCCTGATTTCCTCGACGCGCCGGGCCTGGCCGGCGGCCAGGTAGGATGCCTCCAGCCCCAGGGTGTCGTACTTGTTCTCGGCGATGTTTTCTTCGTGGGTTGCGGTTTCGTACGCAGTTTGCGCAGCGCGCTGGGCGATATCGAGATCGACCGCGAGCTTGTCCAGGACCAATTGGTGAACGGCGTACTTATTCATGGGCGGCTTTCGTGATCAATCGCAAAATTGCAGGACGTTGGCCCGGCTCTTGTCGTTGGGGGCGTTCTGGTCCTGTTGCAGCCAGAACTGGCATTTGGGGTTGGACAGGTTGCGCGGGTTATTGCGGGCCTGGTCCAGGGTCTGCTGTTGCTCCTGCTTGCGCAGGTTCTCCTGGTACTGCTCGAACATGCGGTTCGGCGGCTCCGGTGCGACCACCTCCGGTTTGCCCAACTGCTGCACCATTCGGGTCACCGGTGCCACGGTTTGCTCAGGCAAATAGCGGGACCCCAGCCATACGCTCAGCACGATGGCGATAAACCCCAGCCACAAGCCGAAGGCCACGGCGATACTGAGCTTGAACAGCGAGAACGAACGATCAGACATGGTGGCCTCCTGGCGGGCACGTGCGGCATGGCGCCGATTGTCCCACAGCCGCGTGCAGAATAATCGTGATCAACCCTTCGCAATCGAGGCTTTTATGCGGACAATCGAGCCTTTGAATGTTGGAGCCCGGAATGAAAGCCCGCTGGGATATTTTTTGCAGCGTCGTCGACAACTACGGCGACATTGGCGTGACCTGGCGCCTGGCCCGGCAATTGGTGGCGGAACACGGTTGTGCGGTGCGCCTGTGGGTCGATGACCTGCGGGCATTCGAACGCATGTGCCCCGAGATTGATGTGCAGGTGC
Proteins encoded:
- a CDS encoding ABC transporter permease, with protein sequence MARLPLLRLFSLALRQLLRDARAGELRVLFFALLVAVAASTAIGYFGARLNGAMMLRATEFLAADLVLEGSSPARTEQIQSGTELGLQHARVVEFSSVIATDNGIQLSSIKAVNEEYPLRGELKSAAEPFGEETPGGGPKPGEAWVEARLLTALNLKIGDSIDVGMKTLRLARVLTYEPDRAGNFYSLTPRVMINLADLDATGVVQPGSRVSYRDLWRAPQGGTVLQTYRDLVKPGLAANQRLQDARDGNQQIGGALGKAERYLNMASLVAVLLSGVAVALSANRFASRRFDASALLRCLGLSRRETMLLFSLQLSVLGLLASLTGALLGWLAQLGLFALLHDLLPADVPPGGLLPAIAGIGTGLVALAGFALPPLAALGRVPPLRVLRRDLLPIPSSTWMVYGAALFALGLIMWRLSLDLVLTFALLGGGVIAALVLGGLLLLLLQSLRRLLARASLPWRLGLGQLLRHPLAAAGQSLAFGLILLSMGLIALLRGELLDTWQNQLPKDAPNYFALNILPADKDTFGARLLELQAQSAPLYPVVPGRLISINGAPVQEIVSKDSSGDRAVQRDLSLTWAADLPPGNTLTAGSWWTAQPTDEIPGVSVEAKVADSLKLKLNDHLVFTVGGENREARVTSLREINWDNFQPNFFMIFQPGTLKDLPATYLTSFYLAPGHDQQIVDLSRAFPAVTILQVEALLEQLRSILAQVTLAVEYVLLFVLAAGMAVLFSGLQATLDERIRQGALLRALGAERKLLVKARRIEFGLLGAVSGLLAALGTELVTLVLYRYAFDLAWHPHPLLLLLPVIGAVLIGGAGVFGTRRALNASPLTVLREG
- a CDS encoding ABC transporter ATP-binding protein, translating into MGASILTARNLSKVVPSAEGELTILHELSLELNKGDSLAIVGASGSGKSTLLGLLAGLDLPSSGEVTLAGQALSTLDEDQRARIRAEHVGFVFQSFQLLDSLNALENVMLPLELDGRKDARERARHLLERVGLGQRLTHSPRQLSGGEQQRVAIARAFAAEPDVLFADEPTGNLDSHTGERISDLLFELNKESGTTLVLVTHDERLAHRCRRLIRLEAGLMVAPLEP
- a CDS encoding arylesterase; the encoded protein is MRMWFLSAGLALMCMAQNAAAGTVLIVGDSISAGFGLDTSKGWVALLGQRLKSEGFDDKVVNASISGDTSAGGLARLPAALAEHKPDLVIIELGGNDGLRGQPPAQLKQNLASMIDQSKASGAKVLLLGMQLPPNYGPKYTTAFAEVYGALAKEKNVPLVPFFLEGIGGHPELMQADQLHPAVGAQGKLLENVWPTLKPLL
- a CDS encoding L,D-transpeptidase family protein, with amino-acid sequence MLSRLSVVTCCLSLAALCAAGSAAALQLPLPPPGEDIVGQVQVIKAKYEDTFADLGTTYDLGYSEMVAANPGVDAWLPGAGTEIVLPTRFILPPGPREGIVINLAEYRLYYYPKGQNVVYTFPLGIGREGWGSPVAHTTITGKIPNPTWTPPASIKAEHAANGDPLPNVVPAGPDNPLGPFKFTLGTPGYLIHGSNMKFGIGTRTSHGCFRMFNNNVLEMASMVPVGTSVRIINDAYKFGAAGGKVYLEAHTPLNDDGTPSVVDKHTAVINALLKREDLSSNLRVNWDQVRDVVAAEDGLPTEIGVPGGAPMVSSTPVDLQQ
- the oprI gene encoding outer membrane lipoprotei OprI gives rise to the protein MNNVLKFSALALAAVLATGCSSVSKETEARLTATEDAAARSQARADEAYRKADEALAAAQKAQQTADEANERALRMLEKASRK
- a CDS encoding GNAT family N-acetyltransferase → MSEALSIHHDQAGHQFETNVDGHRAYLTYMDLGKQTLDIYRTFVPNALRGRGIAAALTEEALKFAEEAGYTVIPSCSYVERYMERHQRHAAKL
- a CDS encoding 3-deoxy-7-phosphoheptulonate synthase produces the protein MADLPINDLNVESNETLITPDQLKREIPLSDAALQTVTKGREVIREILDGTDHRLFVVIGPCSIHDLKAAHEYAERLKVLAAEVSDTLYLVMRVYFEKPRTTVGWKGLINDPYLDDSFKIQDGLHIGRQLLLDLAEMGLPTATEALDPISPQYLQDLISWSAIGARTTESQTHREMASGLSSAVGFKNGTDGGLTVAINALQSVSSPHRFLGINQEGGVSIVTTKGNAYGHVVLRGGNGKPNYDSVSVALCEQALNKAKIKPNIMVDCSHANSNKDPALQPLVMENVANQILEGNQSIIGLMVESHLNWGCQAIPKDLADLQYGVSITDACIDWSATETTLRSMHAKLKDVLPKRQRG